A portion of the Syngnathoides biaculeatus isolate LvHL_M chromosome 7, ASM1980259v1, whole genome shotgun sequence genome contains these proteins:
- the LOC133503953 gene encoding glypican-1-like isoform X2, with product MEENLEGLSARETEALIREAGRSLQAAFNALYRSFDTYFTELQSRSERSLQEALSPLGPLYSQNTRLYGDLYSDLKRYYRGSALNLDETLTEFWSHLLERTFKSSTPRDVTLSEDYLECVAKQQETLRPFGDIPRDMKTKVIRTFVTARSFVQGLIISGEVVRKVSQVPLSPECVKALMKLVYCPHCCGLASVKPCANYCSNVVKGCLANQADLNPEWQHLIDTMIQVASSFSTEPSIDVVLSSIPSQIFEGVHLLKENIDTFSAKLYQTCGSPVEPGTGSPTLDEPKQKKSSSLTASETKPSPTVSLGLEMQVSDLSSKLRERRQYWLQLPIALCSKLAAGGANQDKCWNGITKARYLPEVMGDGLANQINNPEVEVDITKPDMTIRQQIMQLKIMSNRLKNAMDGNDVDFQDASDDISGSGSGTCLSGQCTRSRPGLYAYPPDNEQVTGAATCPSCLYCIRSLLPLTVLLHCCR from the exons ATGGAGGAAAACCTGGAGGGTCTGAGTGCACGAGAGACAGAGGCACTGATCAGGGAGGCCGGCAGGTCACTGCAGGCTGCCTTCAACGCTCTCTATAGAAGCTTTGACA CCTATTTCACTGAACTTCAGAGTCGCTCTGAACGCTCCCTCCAGGAGGCGCTATCTCCTCTTGGCCCCCTATACTCCCAGAATACAAGACTCTATGGTGATTTGTACTCTGACCTGAAACGGTACTACCGCGGCTCTGCTCTTAATTTGGATGAGACATTGACTGAGTTCTGGTCACACCTTCTGGAACGTACCTTTAAAAGCTCCACCCCCAGAGAT GTCACCCTGTCAGAGGACTACCTTGAGTGTGTTGCTAAACAACAGGAGACCTTGCGACCATTCGGAGACATCCCCCGGGATATGAAAACAAAGGTTATACGGACTTTTGTCACAGCCAGATCATTTGTCCAGGGTCTGATCATCAGTGGGGAGGTTGTCAGAAAGGTTTCACAG GTCCCACTGAGTCCAGAATGTGTGAAGGCTTTAATGAAGCTGGTTTACTGCCCACACTGTTGTGGCCTTGCCTCTGTCAAGCCATGTGCCAACTACTGCTCCAATGTTGTCAAGGGCTGCCTCGCAAACCAAGCTGATCTGAATCCCGAGTGGCAGCATCTTATag ATACCATGATCCAGGTGGCATCTAGTTTCAGCACAGAGCCCAGCATCGATGTGGTTTTGTCATCCATCCCCTCTCAGATCTTTGAGGGGGTTCACTTGCTAAAGGAAAACATTGACACCTTTTCAGCCAAA TTGTACCAAACATGCGGAAGTCCAGTTGAGCCAGGCACAGGAAGCCCTACACTTGACGAGCCAAAGCAAAAGAAGAGCAGCTCTCTGACTGCTTCAGAAACCAAACCTTCTCCCACTGTGAGCCTCGGACTCGAGATGCAG GTGTCAGATCTCTCCAGTAAATTAAGGGAAAGGAGACAGTATTGGCTTCAGCTTCCTATAGCACTTTGCAGCAAGTTGGCAGCAGGTGGCGCCAACCAGGATAAATGCTGGAATGGCATCACCAAAGCCAG ATACCTTCCTGAGGTGATGGGGGATGGCTTGGCCAACCaaatcaacaatccagaggttGAGGTTGACATCACCAAGCCAGACATGACCATCCGACAACAAATCATGCAATTAAAAATTATGAGCAACAGGCTAAAAAATGCCATGGATGGGAATGATGTGGATTTCCAGGATGCGA GTGATGACATCAGCGGCTCTGGAAGTGGCACGTGTCTAAGTGGTCAGTGTACTCGAAGCAGACCGGGACTGTACGCCTACCCTCCAGACAACGAACAAGTCACGGGTGCAGCCACATGTCCAAGCTGCCTGTATTGCATTCGATCGCTGCTCCCACTCACTGTCCTGCTACATTGTTGTCGATGA